DNA from Rhizobacter sp. J219:
GCGCCGACCTCAACCCGCTGCTCCAGGACCCCGGCCTCGTGGTGCACCCGCCGATGCTCTACATGGGCTACGTGGGCTTCTCGGTGGCCTTCGCGTTCGCCATCGCCGCACTGCTCGCCGGCCGGCTCGACGCCGCCTGGGCCCGCTGGTCGCGCCCCTGGACCAACGTCGCCTGGGTCTTCATGACCCTCGGCATCGCGCTCGGCTCGTACTGGGCCTATTACGAGCTGGGCTGGGGAGGCTGGTGGTTCTGGGACCCGGTGGAAAACGCCTCCTTCATGCCCTGGCTGATCGGCACGGCGCTGATCCACTCGCTGGCCGTCACCGAAAAGCGCGGCAGCTTCAAGAACTGGACGGTGCTGCTCGCCATCGCCGCTTTCTCGCTGTCGCTGCTGGGCACCTTCCTCGTGCGCTCCGGCGTCTTGACCTCGGTGCACGCCTTCGCCACCGACCCCAAGCGCGGTGTCTTCATCCTTGCGTTCCTGGTGATCGTGATCGGCGGTTCGCTCACGCTCTTCGCGTGGCGTGCGGCCAAGGTCAGCATGGGCGGGGCCTTCGCCCTCTTCTCGCGCGAGACGCTGCTCCTGGTCAACAACGTGCTGCTGGCGGTGGCCTGCGGCTCGGTGCTGCTGGGCACGCTCTACCCGCTGCTGATCGATGCGCTCGGCATGGGCAAGCTCTCGGTCGGCCCACCCTACTTCAACTCGGTCTTCGTGCCGATCATGCTGCCGCTGCTCTTCCTGATGGCGATCGGGCCGCTCGCCCGCTGGAAGCACGCCGACGCACGCGAGATGGCCCAGCGCCTGCGCCTGGCCGCGGTGATCGCCGTCGTCGCCGGCATCGGCCTGCCCTTCCTCGTGGGGCAGTGGAGCCCGCTGGTCGCGCTGGGCCTGCTGCTCGCGGTGTGGATCTTCGCCAGCACCGCCTTCCAGATCCGCGAGCGGCTGCGCTCGGGCTGGCCGCCGCGGTCGTTCTGGGGCATGCACATCGCGCACCTCGGCATGGCGGTGTTCGTGGTCGGCGTGACGATGGTCAAGGGCTACGAAGTCGAGAAGGACGTGCGCATGGTGATGGGCGACACCGTCGAGATGGGCGGCTACACCTTCCGCCTCGACGGCGTGCGCCAGGTCGAAGGCCCCAACTACACCGCCATGCGCGGCGACGTGGCCTTGCTGAAAGACCAGGTGGTGCTGCGCCATCTGCACCCCGAGAAGCGCAACTACTTCTCCTCGCAGATGCCCATGACCGAGACCGCTATCGACACCGGCTTCACGCGCGACCTGTACGTCTCGCTCGGCGAAGCGCTTGACCCGCAGGGTGTGGCGTGGAGCGTGCGCGTCTACTACAAGCCCTTCGTCACCTGGATCTGGGGCGGCTGCCTGCTGATGGCTCTGGGCGGCGGCATCGCCGCGGCCGACCGGCGCTATCGCCTCAAGCAGAAGAGTGCCGTGGCGGTGCAGGGGGCGCCCGCATGAAGAAGCGCTACCTGCTGATCCCGCTGGCGCTCTTCATGGTGCTGGCGGTCTTTCTCGCGATCGGCCTCAACCGCGACCCGCGCGAGGTGCCCTCGCCACTGGTCGGCAAGCCCGCACCGGCCTTCACCCTGCCGCAGCTGCACAAGGAAGGCAGCTTCAGCCCGAAAGACATGGCCGGCAAGGTCTGGCTGCTCAACGTGTGGGCGTCTTGGTGCGTGTCGTGTCGCATCGAGCACCCGGTGCTGGTCGACCTCGCCAAGCGCAAGATCGCCCCGATCGTCGGCCTCGACTACAAGGACCAGCGCCCCGAGGCGCTCGCCTGGCTCGCTCGCCACGGCGACCCGTACGAGCTGTCGGCGGTCGACGCCGATGGCCGCGTGGGCATCGACTACGGCGTCTACGGCGTGCCCGAGACCTACGTGATCGACAAGGCCGGCGTGATCCGCTTCAAGCAGATCGGCCCCGTCACCCCCGAGGTGCTGCAGAAGAAGATCCTGCCCCTCATCGAAGAGCTGCAGAAATGAGCGCCAGACACTTTTTCGTGGCGCTCTCGCTGGCGCTGGCTGCAGGCGCCCTGCCCGCCAAGGACGCTGCCCCGCTCGCAGAAGACCCGGCGGTCGAAGCGCGCCTGGTGCACATCAGCGAAGAGTTGCGCTGCCTGGTCTGCCAGAACGAATCGCTTGCCGGCTCGCGCGCCGACCTGGCGCTCGACCTCAAGCGCGAGATCCGCACCCTCATCAAACAAGGCAAGACCGACCAGGAGATCCGCGACTTCCTGGTCAGCCGCTACGGCGATTTCGTGCTCTACCGTCCGCCCGTCAAACCGACGACCTGGCTGCTGTGGGGCGGGCCCTTCGTGCTGATGCTGGGCGGCTTGGCGGCGCTGATCGCCTTCCTGCGCCGCCGCAAACCCGCCGAGGCGGTCCTCACCCCCGAAGAACAACGCAGGGCCGAGGCCCTGCTCAATGACAAGCGCGAGCCGCTGGCCTCGCAAAAGGGAGACTCTTGATGGGCGGATTCGTCCTGGCCGCGGCCGTGCTGGTCGTGGCCACCCTGGTGGTGCTGCTGCGCCCGTGGAACCGCAGCCCCAAAACCACCACCGGCAGCACGGGCGAGGTCAACGCCGGCGTCTACCGCGACCAGCTCGCCGAACTCGACCGCGATCTCGCCGCCGGCACGATCAGCGCCGAAGACCACGCCCAGGCCCGCGCCGAACTGCAGCGCCGCCTAATCGACGACGTGTCGGCGACCGACACTCCGGCCGCCGCAAGCGCCGGCATGAAGCGCACCTCGTGGCTGCTCGTGCTCGTGATCCCGCTCGGCGCCGCCGGGCTTTACGGCTGGCTCGGCACGCCGGCCGCGCTCGACCCGCTCGTCACGCAGGCGCCGACGCAGCAGAACGTCGAGAAGATGGTCGCGGACCTGGCCGCGCGCATGGAGAAGAACCCCGACCCGCGCGGCTTCGTCGTGCTGGCGCGCAGCTACCGCGCGATGGGCCGCCTGCCCGAGGCCGAAGCCGCGTTCAACCGCATCGGCCCGGTCCTGCAGGAAAACGCCACGCTGCTCGCTGAATACGCCGACGTGCTCGCCACCCGCGCGATGGGCAACTTCGACGGCAAGCCGATGGAGGTGCTGAACCAGGCGCTGAAGCTCGAGCCCGAGAACCCGATGGCGCTCTCGCTCGCCGCGACCGCGGCCTACAACCGCAACGACTTCGCCCAGGCGATCGCGCGCTGGGAACAGCTGCTGCGGATCCTGCCGCCCGATACCGACGACGCACGCTGGCTCACCGACGCCATCGCCAAGACGCGCGAGCAGATGGCCGGTGCCGGCGGTGCCAAGCCGGCGGCGCCCACTGCGACCACCACGCCGGCCAAACCGAGCACCGCCGCCGCGGCAGGCACCAGCGTGAGCGGCCGCGTGAGCCTCTCCCCCACGCTTGCGGCCAAGGTCCAACCGGGCGACACCGTCTTCATCTTCGCCCGCAACCCGCAAGGCTCGCGCCTGCCGCTGGCGGTACAGCGCACGCAGGTGTCGGCCCTGCCGTTCAGCTTCAAGCTCGACGACAGCATGGCCATGAGCCCCGAGGCGAAGCTCTCCGGCGCCAGCGAAGTGCGCATCGAAGCGCGTGTCTCGCGCAGCGGCAACGCGACGCCGCAGTCGGGCGATCTCATCGGCGCGAGCGCCACGGTGAAGCCGGGTGCGGCCGGCGTCGACGTGCTCATCGACCAGGTGCGGCCGTGAGGGCCTGAGCGGCATGGCCGCCACTGAGCTGCATCGCTGCGAGGTGGCATCGACGCCCTGGCCCGGCGTCTACCTGACGCAGATCGAAAGCTCGCGGCATTTCCCGCGCCACTGGCACGACACCTTCGGGCTC
Protein-coding regions in this window:
- a CDS encoding heme lyase CcmF/NrfE family subunit, with the protein product MTPELGHLALILALLVALVQGVLPIVGAHRGHAGWTAIARPAAQTQFLLVAFAFGCLMYAFIANDFSVKYVAQHSNSKLPTAYRAAAVWGGHEGSLLLWLLMLTGWSCAVSLLSRQLPQAMVARVLGVLGLVSIGFLLFMLLTSNPFDRQLPAARDGADLNPLLQDPGLVVHPPMLYMGYVGFSVAFAFAIAALLAGRLDAAWARWSRPWTNVAWVFMTLGIALGSYWAYYELGWGGWWFWDPVENASFMPWLIGTALIHSLAVTEKRGSFKNWTVLLAIAAFSLSLLGTFLVRSGVLTSVHAFATDPKRGVFILAFLVIVIGGSLTLFAWRAAKVSMGGAFALFSRETLLLVNNVLLAVACGSVLLGTLYPLLIDALGMGKLSVGPPYFNSVFVPIMLPLLFLMAIGPLARWKHADAREMAQRLRLAAVIAVVAGIGLPFLVGQWSPLVALGLLLAVWIFASTAFQIRERLRSGWPPRSFWGMHIAHLGMAVFVVGVTMVKGYEVEKDVRMVMGDTVEMGGYTFRLDGVRQVEGPNYTAMRGDVALLKDQVVLRHLHPEKRNYFSSQMPMTETAIDTGFTRDLYVSLGEALDPQGVAWSVRVYYKPFVTWIWGGCLLMALGGGIAAADRRYRLKQKSAVAVQGAPA
- a CDS encoding DsbE family thiol:disulfide interchange protein, with protein sequence MKKRYLLIPLALFMVLAVFLAIGLNRDPREVPSPLVGKPAPAFTLPQLHKEGSFSPKDMAGKVWLLNVWASWCVSCRIEHPVLVDLAKRKIAPIVGLDYKDQRPEALAWLARHGDPYELSAVDADGRVGIDYGVYGVPETYVIDKAGVIRFKQIGPVTPEVLQKKILPLIEELQK
- a CDS encoding cytochrome c-type biogenesis protein; translated protein: MSARHFFVALSLALAAGALPAKDAAPLAEDPAVEARLVHISEELRCLVCQNESLAGSRADLALDLKREIRTLIKQGKTDQEIRDFLVSRYGDFVLYRPPVKPTTWLLWGGPFVLMLGGLAALIAFLRRRKPAEAVLTPEEQRRAEALLNDKREPLASQKGDS
- the ccmI gene encoding c-type cytochrome biogenesis protein CcmI, with amino-acid sequence MGGFVLAAAVLVVATLVVLLRPWNRSPKTTTGSTGEVNAGVYRDQLAELDRDLAAGTISAEDHAQARAELQRRLIDDVSATDTPAAASAGMKRTSWLLVLVIPLGAAGLYGWLGTPAALDPLVTQAPTQQNVEKMVADLAARMEKNPDPRGFVVLARSYRAMGRLPEAEAAFNRIGPVLQENATLLAEYADVLATRAMGNFDGKPMEVLNQALKLEPENPMALSLAATAAYNRNDFAQAIARWEQLLRILPPDTDDARWLTDAIAKTREQMAGAGGAKPAAPTATTTPAKPSTAAAAGTSVSGRVSLSPTLAAKVQPGDTVFIFARNPQGSRLPLAVQRTQVSALPFSFKLDDSMAMSPEAKLSGASEVRIEARVSRSGNATPQSGDLIGASATVKPGAAGVDVLIDQVRP